A genomic segment from Polyangium mundeleinium encodes:
- a CDS encoding imelysin family protein, giving the protein MQNHSQVSPPPPRRWLQGGSVARALLGGLFALGLVAGCERIAFYSTGRPPPDSNEGSTTSSSSTSGSSGDPTGGMGTVTRATLIDAIATCNLDLLDAFQKAAQELSTAAAKAKTDPQARAEAQTAWTKAIDLWQRAEPFQFGPGGPTNTPGGQGLRDTVYSWPLVSRCLVEQNIVSKAYEASDFGTTALINMRGLAAAEYLLFYTGTDNACNPASAINSSGSWAALGADELASRKSAYASSVSSGIAAMAGKLLGAWRPGEGDFDTQFRNAGKSGSAYTTEQMALNAVSDAMFHVEIQVKDLKLARPLGLLDCSTATCPETVESRFAGRSRVHVRNNLVGFRMLMSGCKDGEGVGFDDVLIALGATALAEKMNADVNGAIAAADAVPSDDLAQALAQNPESVKQLHDAVKRITDSLKTEFVTVLDLELPQTVEGDND; this is encoded by the coding sequence ATGCAGAATCATTCGCAGGTGAGCCCTCCGCCTCCCAGGAGGTGGCTGCAAGGCGGGAGCGTCGCGCGCGCGCTCCTCGGTGGTCTTTTCGCCCTCGGCCTCGTCGCGGGCTGCGAGCGAATCGCTTTTTACTCGACGGGCCGCCCTCCGCCCGATTCGAATGAAGGCTCCACGACCTCCTCGTCCTCGACCAGCGGCAGCAGCGGCGATCCGACGGGCGGGATGGGGACCGTCACCCGCGCGACGCTGATCGACGCCATTGCCACGTGCAACCTCGATCTCCTCGACGCCTTCCAGAAAGCCGCCCAGGAGCTCTCCACCGCGGCGGCCAAAGCCAAAACCGACCCCCAAGCCCGCGCCGAGGCGCAGACCGCCTGGACCAAGGCCATCGACCTCTGGCAACGCGCCGAGCCCTTCCAGTTCGGCCCCGGCGGCCCCACGAACACGCCCGGCGGCCAGGGCCTGCGCGACACCGTTTACTCGTGGCCGCTCGTGAGCCGCTGCCTCGTCGAACAAAACATCGTTTCCAAGGCGTACGAGGCCTCCGATTTCGGCACCACCGCGCTCATCAACATGCGTGGCCTCGCCGCGGCCGAATACCTCCTCTTCTACACGGGCACGGACAACGCCTGCAACCCCGCGTCCGCCATCAACAGCTCCGGCTCGTGGGCCGCGCTGGGCGCGGACGAACTCGCTTCGCGGAAGTCCGCCTATGCCTCGTCCGTCTCCTCGGGCATCGCCGCGATGGCCGGCAAGCTCCTCGGCGCGTGGCGCCCGGGCGAGGGGGATTTCGACACGCAGTTCAGGAACGCGGGCAAAAGCGGCTCGGCGTACACGACGGAGCAGATGGCCCTCAATGCGGTCAGCGACGCGATGTTCCACGTCGAGATTCAAGTGAAGGACCTGAAGCTCGCGCGCCCGCTCGGCCTCCTCGATTGCAGCACCGCGACCTGCCCCGAGACCGTGGAATCACGCTTCGCCGGCCGATCGAGGGTGCACGTGCGGAACAACCTGGTCGGCTTCCGCATGCTCATGAGCGGGTGCAAGGACGGCGAGGGCGTGGGCTTCGACGACGTGCTCATCGCGCTCGGCGCGACCGCGCTCGCCGAAAAGATGAACGCCGACGTCAATGGCGCCATCGCTGCGGCCGACGCCGTCCCGAGCGACGATCTCGCCCAGGCCCTCGCGCAGAACCCCGAGAGCGTCAAGCAGCTCCACGACGCCGTGAAACGAATCACGGACAGCCTCAAGACCGAGTTCGTCACGGTCTTGGATCTCGAGCTCCCGCAGACCGTGGAAGGGGACAATGACTGA
- a CDS encoding HTTM domain-containing protein, producing MTERADAAPPGRLARLASLLLRPEDAAALAAFRFCFGLLGCVSALRFLAYGWVDEFFVKPRFFLSYWGFDWLAPLSARGMHALFVALAVISACVAVGFLYRAAIILFLLGFTYVQLLDVTNYLNHYYLVSLLALLLSFMPLHRAHSVDAWLFPKLHRATLPAWCTYLLRFQVGAVYFFAGLAKVNSDWLLHAQPLNIWLSSRTYLPIVGPLLGERWVAFAMSWAGCLFDLTVVAFLLMPRTRVAAYAVVLLFHAATKLLFPIGMFPVIMVVAALVFFSPSWPRNLVAFFRRRAPAPAPALPAPADAPLPRLFGARVALVACYCAFHLLWPLRTHLYGGNVLWHEQGIRFSWRVMLREKNGSVTYLVTDPRTGRTQEVPPRKYLNNRQERDFSTQPDLILRLAHQIARDFEAREGVRPVVRAHTPVSLNGRPAELLLDPTIDLASMSDGLAKATWIRPVPQAPPIHLESLAWHRP from the coding sequence ATGACTGAACGAGCCGACGCGGCCCCCCCGGGCCGCCTCGCGCGGCTCGCGTCGCTCCTCCTTCGCCCGGAGGACGCGGCGGCGCTCGCCGCGTTCCGCTTCTGCTTCGGCCTCCTCGGCTGCGTGAGCGCGCTCCGCTTCCTCGCCTATGGCTGGGTGGACGAGTTCTTCGTCAAGCCCCGGTTTTTCCTGTCCTACTGGGGCTTCGACTGGCTCGCGCCGCTCTCCGCCCGGGGAATGCACGCGCTCTTCGTGGCGCTCGCCGTCATCAGCGCGTGCGTCGCGGTCGGCTTCCTCTATCGCGCCGCGATCATCCTCTTCCTCCTCGGCTTCACGTACGTCCAGCTCCTCGACGTCACGAACTACCTCAACCATTACTACCTCGTCAGCCTGCTCGCGCTCCTCCTCTCCTTCATGCCCCTCCACCGCGCCCATTCGGTGGACGCTTGGCTCTTCCCGAAGCTCCACCGCGCGACCTTGCCCGCGTGGTGCACGTACCTCCTCCGCTTCCAGGTCGGCGCCGTCTACTTCTTCGCGGGCCTCGCGAAGGTCAACAGCGATTGGCTCCTCCACGCCCAGCCCCTCAACATTTGGCTCTCGTCGCGCACCTACCTGCCCATCGTCGGCCCGCTCCTCGGCGAACGCTGGGTCGCCTTCGCCATGAGCTGGGCGGGCTGCCTCTTCGACCTCACGGTCGTGGCCTTTCTGCTCATGCCGCGGACCCGCGTCGCCGCGTATGCCGTCGTCCTCCTCTTTCACGCGGCGACGAAGCTCCTCTTTCCGATCGGCATGTTCCCGGTCATCATGGTCGTCGCGGCGCTCGTGTTTTTCTCGCCGAGCTGGCCACGCAACCTTGTCGCCTTCTTCCGGCGCCGCGCCCCCGCCCCCGCGCCCGCCTTGCCCGCCCCCGCCGACGCGCCCCTCCCCCGCCTCTTTGGCGCCCGGGTCGCCCTCGTCGCGTGTTATTGCGCCTTCCACCTCCTCTGGCCCCTCCGGACGCACCTCTATGGGGGAAACGTCCTCTGGCACGAGCAAGGCATCCGTTTTTCCTGGCGCGTCATGCTCCGCGAGAAAAACGGATCCGTCACGTATCTCGTGACGGACCCGCGCACCGGCCGCACCCAGGAGGTCCCCCCGCGCAAGTACCTGAACAACCGCCAGGAGCGCGACTTCTCCACGCAGCCGGACCTCATCCTGCGCCTCGCGCACCAGATCGCGCGTGATTTCGAGGCCCGCGAAGGCGTACGCCCCGTCGTCCGGGCACACACGCCCGTCTCGCTCAATGGCCGTCCGGCCGAGCTGCTCCTCGATCCGACGATCGACCTCGCATCCATGTCCGACGGGCTCGCCAAGGCCACCTGGATCCGGCCCGTCCCGCAAGCACCTCCCATTCACCTCGAGTCCCTGGCATGGCATCGCCCCTGA
- a CDS encoding TonB-dependent receptor family protein: MASPLIRRSTLPALLLLSLSPAALAQTGGDPPSPPEAAPPPEATPPTEATEDANAKNAEPPPPIEISVVGTRLQQTSGSAHVVTTKQLQRFKYDDPHKILLGVPGVYVREEDGFGLRPNIGIRGAVSDRSKKITLMEDGVLLGPAPYSAPAAYYFPLIGRMDSVRVVKGPSAISYGPHTVGGAIDMITAAIPSERRGMLDVSFGQYMLRKVHLRQGLADDKYGVLLEAVHLANDGFKDLDGGGDTGFARTDIMMKGRYTFDPVGSVVNELELKVGYQNEGSNETYLGLSDEDFQATPYRRYGASRLDRMVSNRTQFQLTHRARFRPNLELTTILYRHDLHRAWRKVNGFRGTSVASVLANPDDPRNALYYGVLTGAISPSTDAETLMIGPNDRSFVSQGLQSTVSWRPKTGPISHRIEYGVRLHYDSIRRLHTQDGFLIEGGTPIPEGRPTETTADNNAFTHAISMYATDAATWGPLTLTAGARLESIRSVLENHLTGEQNLTIQQVVVPGAGVYLALPRDFGLLAGVHQGFSPVPPGQNDIVRPEKSWNYEAGVRWSPKRVRAEIIGFYSDYKNLTNLCSFSTGCVQENLDQQTDGGRARVLGFEAYAESELKLRDNLALPGRLSWTYTDAQFTNSFPSADPIFGDVEAGDALPYVPRHQIAASVGVETPRWGANVGCTYTSSMREIASQGEPAPGTATDDYFLLDASVNVRPLKWLTIYALGRNLLDTAYIASRRPYGARPGAPRWLQAGARVDF, encoded by the coding sequence ATGGCATCGCCCCTGATTCGCCGCTCGACGCTCCCCGCGCTCCTCTTGCTCTCGCTCTCGCCCGCGGCGCTCGCCCAGACCGGAGGCGACCCGCCTTCGCCGCCTGAAGCCGCGCCGCCGCCCGAGGCCACGCCGCCGACCGAGGCGACCGAAGACGCGAACGCGAAAAACGCCGAGCCTCCTCCCCCCATTGAAATCTCGGTCGTCGGCACCCGCCTCCAGCAAACGAGCGGCTCGGCGCACGTCGTCACGACGAAGCAGCTCCAGCGCTTCAAGTACGACGATCCCCACAAGATCCTCCTCGGCGTCCCCGGCGTCTACGTCCGCGAGGAAGACGGCTTCGGCCTGCGCCCGAACATCGGCATTCGTGGCGCCGTCTCCGACCGCAGCAAGAAGATCACGCTCATGGAGGACGGCGTCCTCCTCGGACCGGCGCCCTACTCCGCGCCCGCCGCCTATTACTTCCCGCTCATCGGCCGCATGGATTCCGTGCGCGTGGTGAAGGGCCCCTCCGCGATCAGCTACGGCCCGCATACCGTCGGCGGCGCCATCGACATGATCACCGCGGCCATTCCCTCCGAGCGCCGCGGCATGCTCGACGTCTCGTTCGGCCAGTACATGCTCCGCAAGGTCCACCTGCGGCAAGGCCTCGCCGACGACAAATACGGCGTCCTCCTCGAAGCCGTGCACCTCGCGAACGACGGATTCAAGGACCTCGACGGCGGCGGCGACACCGGGTTTGCCCGAACCGACATCATGATGAAGGGCCGATACACCTTCGATCCCGTGGGCTCCGTCGTGAACGAGCTCGAGCTCAAGGTGGGCTACCAGAACGAAGGCTCGAACGAGACGTACCTCGGCCTCAGCGACGAGGACTTCCAGGCGACGCCGTATCGCCGGTATGGCGCGAGCCGCCTCGACCGCATGGTCTCGAACCGCACGCAATTCCAGCTCACGCACCGCGCGCGGTTCCGCCCGAACCTGGAGCTCACCACGATCCTCTACCGCCACGACCTGCACAGGGCGTGGCGCAAGGTGAACGGCTTCCGCGGCACCTCGGTCGCGAGCGTCCTCGCGAACCCGGACGACCCGCGCAACGCCCTCTATTACGGCGTGCTCACGGGCGCCATTTCCCCGAGCACCGACGCGGAGACGCTCATGATCGGGCCGAACGACCGCTCGTTCGTCTCGCAAGGCCTCCAGTCCACGGTCTCCTGGCGCCCGAAGACCGGCCCCATCTCCCACCGGATCGAGTATGGCGTCCGCCTCCATTACGACTCGATCCGCCGCCTGCATACCCAGGACGGCTTCCTCATCGAAGGCGGCACGCCGATCCCCGAGGGGCGCCCCACGGAGACGACCGCCGACAACAACGCCTTCACCCACGCGATCTCCATGTACGCGACCGACGCCGCGACCTGGGGACCGCTCACGCTCACCGCCGGCGCGCGCCTCGAATCGATCCGCAGCGTCCTCGAGAATCACCTCACGGGCGAGCAAAACCTCACCATCCAGCAGGTCGTCGTGCCGGGCGCGGGCGTCTACCTCGCATTGCCGCGCGACTTTGGCCTCCTCGCCGGCGTCCACCAGGGCTTCTCCCCCGTCCCGCCGGGGCAAAACGACATCGTGCGCCCCGAGAAGAGCTGGAACTACGAGGCCGGCGTACGCTGGTCGCCGAAACGCGTCCGCGCCGAGATCATCGGCTTCTACAGCGACTACAAGAACCTCACGAACCTGTGCTCGTTCTCCACGGGCTGCGTCCAGGAGAACCTCGACCAGCAGACCGACGGCGGACGCGCGCGTGTGCTCGGCTTCGAGGCGTATGCCGAGAGCGAGCTCAAGCTCCGGGACAACCTCGCGCTCCCCGGGCGCTTGAGCTGGACGTACACGGACGCGCAATTCACGAACAGCTTCCCCTCGGCCGACCCGATCTTCGGCGACGTCGAGGCCGGCGACGCGCTGCCCTACGTCCCGCGCCACCAGATCGCGGCCTCGGTCGGCGTCGAGACGCCGCGCTGGGGCGCGAACGTCGGCTGCACGTACACCAGCAGCATGCGCGAAATCGCCTCGCAGGGTGAACCCGCGCCCGGGACGGCGACGGACGATTATTTCCTCCTCGACGCCTCCGTCAACGTCCGCCCGCTCAAATGGCTGACGATTTACGCGCTCGGGCGGAACCTGCTCGACACCGCCTACATCGCCTCTCGCCGTCCTTATGGCGCGCGCCCCGGCGCCCCGCGGTGGCTCCAGGCCGGCGCGCGCGTCGACTTCTGA
- a CDS encoding DNA-methyltransferase, giving the protein MSSHPSPLPPARRGTYFVGDNLDVLRDRIPSASVDLVYLDPPFQSGRAYHLYTGVTADEPGALAFDDTWAWGETAARALAALVARDEPVGRALAGLHGFLGPCDTMAYLAMMAPRLVEIRRVLRATGSVFLHCDPTASHYLKILMDAVFGPDCFRNEIVWRYRRWPARARRFQRMHDVLFFYTREPSNEHTFHTLYGYEELAESTKKTFGTKKQRADFSAGHRKPSVSDEETKGPPLSDVWEIGVIAAKGKERLGYPTQKPEALLERVILAASNEGDVVLDPFCGSGTTLSVATRLGRRFLGIDRSPESKRVVEERLVRAYGETIDWEIVDCTESRPKPLARADAARTGAREDRSRVA; this is encoded by the coding sequence ATGTCGAGCCACCCTTCGCCCCTCCCGCCCGCGCGCCGCGGCACCTATTTCGTCGGCGACAACCTCGACGTCCTGCGGGACCGTATCCCTTCCGCCTCGGTCGACCTCGTCTACCTGGATCCACCCTTTCAAAGCGGAAGGGCGTACCACCTCTACACGGGCGTCACGGCGGACGAACCCGGCGCCCTCGCGTTCGACGACACCTGGGCCTGGGGCGAGACCGCCGCGCGCGCGCTCGCGGCCCTCGTCGCCCGGGACGAGCCCGTCGGGCGGGCGCTCGCGGGCCTCCACGGCTTCCTCGGCCCTTGCGACACGATGGCCTACCTCGCCATGATGGCGCCCCGCCTCGTCGAGATTCGCCGCGTCCTCCGCGCCACGGGCAGCGTCTTCTTGCATTGCGACCCCACCGCGAGCCATTACCTCAAGATCCTGATGGACGCGGTCTTCGGACCGGACTGCTTCCGCAACGAGATCGTCTGGCGTTACCGCCGCTGGCCCGCCCGCGCGCGCCGCTTCCAGCGCATGCACGACGTGCTCTTCTTCTACACGCGCGAGCCCTCGAACGAGCACACGTTCCACACGCTCTACGGCTACGAGGAGCTCGCGGAGTCCACGAAAAAGACGTTTGGCACGAAAAAGCAGCGCGCTGATTTCTCCGCCGGACACCGCAAGCCGAGCGTCTCCGACGAGGAGACGAAGGGGCCGCCGCTCTCGGACGTCTGGGAGATCGGCGTGATCGCGGCGAAGGGCAAGGAGCGGCTCGGGTATCCGACGCAAAAACCCGAGGCGCTGCTCGAACGTGTCATCCTCGCCGCGAGCAACGAGGGCGACGTCGTGCTCGATCCCTTCTGCGGCTCGGGCACCACGCTCAGCGTGGCCACGCGCCTCGGGCGCCGCTTCCTCGGGATCGATCGGAGCCCCGAATCGAAGCGCGTCGTCGAGGAGCGCCTCGTGCGCGCGTATGGCGAGACGATCGATTGGGAGATCGTCGATTGCACGGAGAGCCGGCCGAAACCCCTCGCGCGCGCGGACGCCGCGCGGACCGGCGCGCGCGAGGACCGGAGCCGGGTGGCCTGA